The Deltaproteobacteria bacterium DNA window CCGGCGGCGCGAGGAGGGGGGATGCATCGGATGCTCGTGCTCATGATGATCCTCGGGTCGATCGCGCTGGTGGCGATCGCGCAGGCGAGCTTCAGCCCCGAGGTCGCGGCGGCCTTGCGGTCGTCGAAGGAGATCTACGTCGCGACCAAGCGCGCCGACGGGACGCTCGGCAAGGTCGTGCCGGTGTGGTTCATGTACGACGGCGACGCGATCTACTTCACGACGCTGCCGACGACCTACAAGGCGAAGCGCATCGAGAAGGGGAGCCCGCTCTACGTCTGGGTCGGGAGCGCCGACGGGCCGCATTTCGTCGGTCCGGCGGCAATCCTCCGCGATCCCGGGCTCGCGGCACGCATGGCGCCGGTCTATTCGCAAAAGTACTGGATCGCGTGGCTCGGCCTCTTCAAGCCGAACCCCGAGCGGGTGCGGAGCGGCAAGACGGTGATCGTCAAGGTGCAGCCACCGACCTGACGCTCGCTCCGGCGGCGGGGCCGAGGACGAAGCGGGGCGGCGGCCCGGCGGCGCCGCCGCGGCGGGCGCGGTAGTAGCGGGCGTCGAGCGCGGCGACGATGCGGTCCGCGTCGGCAGCGCGCGCGAGCGCCACGATCGATCCGCCGAAGCCGGCGCCGGTCACGCGCGCGCCGAGAGCTCCGGCGTCCTCGGCGATGGCGACCAGCTCGTCGAGGGCGGGGATGCTGACCTCGTAGTCGTCACGGCAGCTCGCGTGTGAGGCCCGCATCAGGCGGCCGAACGCGCCGAGGTCTCCGGTGCCGAGCGCGGCGACGGCCGCCGCGACCCGATCCGCCTCGCCGAGGACGTGACGCCCCCGCGCGAGCGGTCGGAAGGTGTCGGGGTCGCCGCCGATCGCCAGAGAACGGCCGTCGTCGCCGGTCGTGAGGGCGCGCATCGTCGCGACCGGCACGTCGCCCGCGGCGGCGATCTCGGGAAGCGTGGCGGGCCGGTCGGGGAGGCGCTCGGCGAGCGCGTCGACGAACCCGGCGAGCGGGCGCCCCCTCGCGTGCGACACCAGGTCGCCGAGGCGCTCGAGCGGCAGGCCGAGGGCGGCCGAGAGGACGCGGC harbors:
- a CDS encoding pyridoxamine 5'-phosphate oxidase family protein; this encodes MHRMLVLMMILGSIALVAIAQASFSPEVAAALRSSKEIYVATKRADGTLGKVVPVWFMYDGDAIYFTTLPTTYKAKRIEKGSPLYVWVGSADGPHFVGPAAILRDPGLAARMAPVYSQKYWIAWLGLFKPNPERVRSGKTVIVKVQPPT